One segment of Mastomys coucha isolate ucsf_1 unplaced genomic scaffold, UCSF_Mcou_1 pScaffold23, whole genome shotgun sequence DNA contains the following:
- the Il18 gene encoding interleukin-18: MAAVPEDACVNFKEMLFIDNTLYFIPEDDGDLESDHFSRDHCTTAVIRNISDQVLFVDKRKPVFEEMTETDQSANESQTRLIIYMYKDSQVRGLAVTLSVKDKRMSTLSCKNKIISFEEMDPPENIDDITSDLIFFQKRVEGHNKMEFESSLYEGHFLACQKENDAFKLVLKKKDEDGDKSVMFTLTNLR, translated from the exons ATGGCTGCCGTGCCAGAAGACGCTTGTGTCAACTTCAAGGAAATGCTGTTTATTGACAACACACTTTACTTTATAC CCGAAGATGATG GAGACCTGGAATCAGACCACTTTAGCAGAGATCACTGTACAACTGCAGTAATACGGAATATAAGTGACCAAGTTCTCTTCGTTGACAAAAGAAAACCTGTGTTCGAAGAAATGACTGAAACTGATCAAAGTG CCAATGAATCCCAGACCAGActgataatatatatgtataaagataGTCAAGTAAGAGGACTGGCTGTAACCCTCTCTGTGAAGGATAAAAGAATGTCTACCCTCTCCTGTAAGAACAAAATCATTTCCTTTGAG GAAATGGATCCACCTGAAAATATTGATGATATAACAAGTGATCTCATATTCTTTCAGAAACGTGTTGAAGGACACAACAAAATGGAGTTTGAGTCTTCCCTGTACGAAGGACACTTTCTAGCTTGCCAAAAGGAAAATGATGCTTTCAAACTCGTTTTGAAAAAAAAGGATGAGGATGGGGATAAATCTGTAATGTTCACTCTTACTAACTTACGTTAA